TGTGCCACCAGAGCCGAGAGATTGCAAACCACTGACATTGCTAATTGGTATTTGCTGATACATATCGCCACCAATATTTCTGAGAATTACACCCTTTTGCGTCAATATTATCGTCTTATTCTTAACATTCGCATTGCCTGATGAGCCGGATTGTGCAGACACAGTTGTGGCATTGCCGCTGGGCTGCATGAGGACCTGTGTGAGTTTAGGTTGTTGCGTAGCGGTATTATTGGAGACCAAtgtgtgctgttgttgttgctgcagcTGAGCCTGCATGTGCTGTTGTTGGGCAGCGTGTGATGCGGGTTGTATGGTTACGGGACGATTAGGCAATTGTACATTTTGTATATTCAACAGTGTCGGCTGTGTAGCAGTGGCCGACGAAGAAGTTGAAGATGCTATTAATGGAGGCGGATTGCCACTGCTTCCGGTAACGAGTTGTTGTGTGGAtggctgctgctgttggcgTATGACGACCGAAGAGGTGGGCGATGTCTTCAAAAGGATCTTAGTGGATGTGGGCGTTTGTGGCGTAGATGGTGTTGTTTGGTATGTAGTTTGTTGTTGACGTTGTGGCGTAAATGTCGTTAATGTTGGTAAcgtctgttgctgctgctggtgttgttgttgttggtgtgttGGTTGTTGCTGTGTCAATATGTATTGCGTGGTGGTTGTAGGCTGCTGCTGTTGTATTATTTGAGTCTGTTGggtctgctgctgttgttgttgttgctgctgctgttgttgttgctgttgcagcTGTTGCTGTTGAGCCCGCTTTGCTGGCTGTATGATGGTTTGCGATATAATGACCGGCCCACTGTTTGTAGCATTCTTCAACTGGCTCAAAGGCATAGATTTAATGGCTTGAGCGGTTTGCGGCGTGGCATTTTGAGACGATGCCGTAGCAGAGGCCAACTGCTTTTGTCGCAAGGCAGCCGTCTGTGAAGGTGTGGATGCCAAAATAACCGGTGTGGAACTGTTTATTAGTATTGGTTGCTGTTGCGACTGTTGCTGGCTATTAGGTTGTGTAACTTTGCCCGTCTTCGTAGACGTTATTTTGACCGATATATTGTTGGGCAAATTGGCCAATGGATTGTGGGTAGCCGTGGTAACAGTATTACTTACAGGACGCATAGGCTGCTGTTGCGTTATAATGCTTCCCGGTTGTGGAGTGCTACGAACGAGTGGTTTAATTTCTAACTTTTCCATTTTGATGGGCGTTGTTGTCGTATTCTGTTGCCTCACGGTCAATGTTTGCTTTTGATGTTGCGGCGAAGTGCGAATAATCACATGCTGCGTtggctgttgctgctgttgttgattAGTTGTGGTATGTTGTATCTGTTGTAGAGTAGGCAATGTGGTTTGTTGCTGAATAATAACCCTTTGCTGAGGCTGTTGTTGGTGAATTTGGGTttggtgctgctgctgttgttgctgctggtgCAGCCGTTGCCCCAGTGTTGACGTCTGTACGTGTTGGGTTAGGGGAGGAGGATCCACCTTCTCGACTTTAATAGTGGCCGGCACCAATATTTCTTCGctctctattttaatttctTGCTTAATACGTTTGTggatatgattcaaattggaggCTTTGTTAGTGCTATTGTTGGTAGGTGCCGATTGTTGGCTAGTTTGTTGCTGGTGCAACACAGCAATAGCGGATTTCTCCGCAGATGCCTGTTGCATCATGGAGTCTATAAGTTTTTGCGTATTGGGCTTGCTATCCTCCATTTCACTGGCAGCATTGACATTGTCCGAGATACCAGATGGCGTGCTTTGAACATAGCTCAAAGAAGGCGGTGCATACTCTGGTGTTGTTGTACTTGATTTGTCGGAAGATTTGACAACAATGGTTTGGCTAATGTCTGGCTTGATATCCTCCTTAGAGTCAGAGATATGGCCACTCTCATCGGCACTGCTGTTTTGGCTCTGATTGAGATTGGTTTCGgttttaatttcaaaactgtTGTTAGCCGATGTGGGTGTTGTTGGTGTAGTCGCAGACGCCTCCTTGCCCCCAACTTGGCCAGAGTTGTTTGCAGTAGATGGTGATGTGCTGCTATCCATTGGATTTGAAGCCGCTGCAGCGGCTGCTGCAGCTTTTTGCTCCTGCTTACGAGCTTGCTCTTCCAATTGTTGCTCTCGCTTACGCTTCTTGGCTGCAGCATAGCCAAGTGGTTGCTCAgataattcaattaatttaattCCACCATCCTTTCGCCCAGCTGGTGTACGGCTCATATTCGGGCGCTGCGCATTAGAGGCATTAATACTGGGACTGCGGAAGCCTGAAGTTGGTACTCGCGAAGGTATACCCTTGAGCGGGGTGGTGTCTGTCATCTTGCGTGGCATTCCACGCGATCTAAGCGGTATTGTGGGCGCAGACGTCTTTTTCAATGAAGACTGGGCGTCTGCAGATTTATGCAAGAGCTCAGTACGTAAAGCGGCACTTTTTGGTTTGCGTTTAATTGTGAAATGCTTAACGGTATTGGGTTGCTGGCCAACctgaaatttttggcaaaaaataacGTCAAGATTTTGGCACAGACCTTTGAGGCAACGAATGGCAATGCTCATAGTGATACAACCCCTTTGGACAAAACTTGCAAGACGAAAAATaaccaagaaaataaaattggGGAGATTTTAATCCAAATCAATTAAAAAGTCCAGGGCGAGTTCACTTTGACCAAATTTGCACTCCGACACCGATAAACTAACAAATACTCACCACAGATATCAATGCATTCTTATTGAGATATTGGCACTCCAGTGGCAACATACCCAAGTCACTGTGTTTGGCAACCAATTTGCGTAAATCATTTACCATATCGGTGAATATTGGCCGTGTGTCCTCATAATCTGAGATTTCTGTATTGAGCGAACTTGTCGCTGGAAATGTTTTCATACTTTCGGCTAACATGGACACCCATAATTCCGAGTCTAGACCTGCGACTTCTATGACTTCTTCTAATTCGGATTTCCACTGCACCCCACACACCACATTCATTGTAATGAAAGTAAACAAAAGCGAAAAGAATTCTCTTAGTAAAATTCACAGCAGTCAATAACAttcaagaattaaaaaaaaaatcataataataaaacaaaaaacatcgaAGTGGGGAAGATCTCTCCTCCTCGAAGTGGCGGGAAAATACAACACTGACTAAATGGTCAGCAAAAAAAGTGATCCACATACGCACAAACGTTCAAAAATACAATTGGAGCACCACTACAAATTACTTAGTGGGCCGAAATCATGGCAATTCTTTAATCGAATCCTGCTAAGTCGGTACCACAATTGCATTCCATTGGTGGCAAAAAATGCGTTTACTTATTTACACCTCATCATATTTTAGCTTTTATTCATCTTTTAACCAACACCATTTATGTTTTCCGATTGTTGATTGTTGGTGTCACTGCATCGTGTTGGTGAATTTTATACTAGTGTGCAGTtggatgtgtatgtgtatgtttgGTTGTATGACTTAACGAAACTTGA
This Stomoxys calcitrans chromosome 2, idStoCalc2.1, whole genome shotgun sequence DNA region includes the following protein-coding sequences:
- the LOC106084361 gene encoding negative elongation factor A; its protein translation is MANVRDSDTSLWLHNKLGTSNDSWISGSICSQLNKEVLRNIKECFPDLQTQVKLKLLLSFFHIPRRLVEEWKSELEEVIEVAGLDSELWVSMLAESMKTFPATSSLNTEISDYEDTRPIFTDMVNDLRKLVAKHSDLGMLPLECQYLNKNALISVVGQQPNTVKHFTIKRKPKSAALRTELLHKSADAQSSLKKTSAPTIPLRSRGMPRKMTDTTPLKGIPSRVPTSGFRSPSINASNAQRPNMSRTPAGRKDGGIKLIELSEQPLGYAAAKKRKREQQLEEQARKQEQKAAAAAAAASNPMDSSTSPSTANNSGQVGGKEASATTPTTPTSANNSFEIKTETNLNQSQNSSADESGHISDSKEDIKPDISQTIVVKSSDKSSTTTPEYAPPSLSYVQSTPSGISDNVNAASEMEDSKPNTQKLIDSMMQQASAEKSAIAVLHQQQTSQQSAPTNNSTNKASNLNHIHKRIKQEIKIESEEILVPATIKVEKVDPPPLTQHVQTSTLGQRLHQQQQQQQHQTQIHQQQPQQRVIIQQQTTLPTLQQIQHTTTNQQQQQQPTQHVIIRTSPQHQKQTLTVRQQNTTTTPIKMEKLEIKPLVRSTPQPGSIITQQQPMRPVSNTVTTATHNPLANLPNNISVKITSTKTGKVTQPNSQQQSQQQPILINSSTPVILASTPSQTAALRQKQLASATASSQNATPQTAQAIKSMPLSQLKNATNSGPVIISQTIIQPAKRAQQQQLQQQQQQQQQQQQQQQTQQTQIIQQQQPTTTTQYILTQQQPTHQQQQHQQQQQTLPTLTTFTPQRQQQTTYQTTPSTPQTPTSTKILLKTSPTSSVVIRQQQQPSTQQLVTGSSGNPPPLIASSTSSSATATQPTLLNIQNVQLPNRPVTIQPASHAAQQQHMQAQLQQQQQHTLVSNNTATQQPKLTQVLMQPSGNATTVSAQSGSSGNANVKNKTIILTQKGVILRNIGGDMYQQIPISNVSGLQSLGSGGTTLMTTAAGPPGLVKTTSASSALQHQQPQTITLQQQQPSQQTTQATQKLTTLIPTQQHMIVQQQPQASTSLLTNQPSQQTIIRPVMTNVQSGLTTTLPGGLTLIQRPGQQPQLVQVQTTAVQSQQQSTTQIQRTIITQPALQQQQQQTAQLRPQQIVLQQKPATTQQRLITTTAGGIAAATGAATQQIQLQQTNSGGLQRTHIIQMPQQQQQQPQQAAPNRKGLTLSNEHVHKAHEMFRKANRVSRPDKALILGFMAGMRENPRPNSENVIVIKLGESEEKVQQEDGQTALCLVESHIRLDYNTGEWKTFRNYRRLDQSNQSSGDSGGNNVMQTQNSVVI